The Nitrospirota bacterium genome contains the following window.
CGCGTCCGGCGGCCATCGGCACATTCAGGGTGTAGCCCTCGCCCGGGCCGGCTCCGACTTCTTCCGCGCCGCCCGTCCCGGGATACCAGGGATATTGATGAAGGCTGACGTAGAGTACGCTGGGATCGTCGTAGAACGCCGCCTGGGTTCCATTCCCGTGATGCACGTCCCAGTCCAAAATCAGCACGCGCGCGAGGCCGTACCGTTGCTGCGCGTACCGCGCGCCGACCGCCACGTTGTTGAAGAGACAGAACCCCATGGCGCGGCTGGGTTCGGCGTGGTGTCCCGGCGGCCGCACCGCGCAGAACGCATTGGCCACGCGACCCTTCATGACGGCATCGATCGCAGCGAGTGTGCCGCCCACGGCTTGCAGCGCCGCGCGGTACGAGCCCGGCGACATGGGGGTGTCGGCATCCAAATACACATACCCTTGATCGGGGGCGTCGGACTGGATCCGGTCGACGTGTCGCGCCGTGTGGACGGTCTCCAGCCATTTCCGATCCACCAGCGGAGCCGGTAGACGAGTGATCCGTTTCTGAAGGTCCGACTCGTTCAGACGACGCGTGATCGCCTCCAGACGCCGGGGCGATTCGGGATGCGTCGGCCCGGTGTCGTGGGCGAGAAATCCGGGGTCGGTGACCAGTCCCGTGGGCAGCACGGCCGTACTATATCGGGCCGCGCGAGGTTGTTGCAACCGCTGGGCCTTCTCGCTCGCGGAACGAGCCTTGCTGCAAAGAGCGGTTACAGGCAGCCCAACGCCGTCAAACGCTGTTCGCATTGCGCGGTGTTTTCGAACTGAATCGTGCGGATTCCGAATCGAGCTGCGGCTTCCAGATTGACCACCGTGTCGTCGACAAAGATTGTGTCCGCCCCGTCGAGTCCGTGCTTCTCCAACAAATAGGCGTAGATCGCGGGTTCCGGTTTGATCAGGTGGATGCGACACGAAATCACGACCCCGTCGAACACGTCCCAGAAGGGATAGGCCCGTTCCAGGTGCTCGATCGAAGCGACCTGCATGTTCGAGAGGCAATACAAGCGGTGTCCGGCGGCCTTCAACCGATACATCAAATCCACGGTCTCGGGAATGGGCACCAGCGCGTGTGGGACGCCTGTGAGGAAGCCCGCGACGTCCTGGATCGGCAGTCCGGTTCGTTCCGCCGCGCGGACGATTGCGTCATGTTGAGACAGGACGCCGCGGTCCAGCGCGAGCCAGTCGGGATGATCGATGACTTCGGTGCGCACCGCGGTCCGCACCGCCGGGTCAGCGAACGCGCCGGCGATGATGACATCGGGTTCCCACCGGACCACCACTCGACCGAGATCAAAGACGATATTCATGGCGCCTCCAGGCTGGACATGGCCCCGGTATATGCCGGTTCTGCCGCGGAGTCAAGCTTTTCTCTTGATTGCACGCCCCAGGCTCCCACGGTATGATGCGGTCATGGCCCGGCTTACGGTGGGGTCGGGCGGCGACTACGTGGACTACACGCTGGCCTGCCCCCCGTCCTGTGAGAATCCAGATACGGTCGTCATCTACGTCCACGGTTTTGCCTCGCACCAGCGCGGGGAGAAAGCACTGTACTTCGGCGAGCGGTTTGTCGCGCGCGGGGACGCGTACCTCGCCTTCGACCTGCGAGGACACGGCGCATCCAGCGGGTCGATGGTCGATCTGACCGTCACCCGCGCACTGGCGGACGTGGAGGCGATCCTGGCGTGGGCGCAGCCGCGGTTCGCCCGACTCGTGGTGATCGGGTCGTCGCTGGGCGGGCAGCTCGCGGCGTGGGCCGCGGCGCGCGATCCCAAGCGGGTGACGGCCAATCTGCTGATCGCCCCCGCGTTTTCCTTTTACGAGAACCGCGTGCGCGATCTGGGAGCCGAGGGGATGGCGCGGTTGCGGGCCGAGGGGTACGCCATCGTGCGCAACGAATGGGTGACCACTCCCATAGGCCGGTATCTGGTCAGTGACGCCGAAGGCTACGGGCTCGACCGCCTGCTGGCCGCGTACCGAACGCCCACGTTGATTCTTCACGGCACGGAGGATGCCACGGTGCCGCTGACCGGCAGTGTGGAATTTGCCACGCGATCGTCCGCAAGGCCGCTGGAGCTCATGGCCATCGCGGGGGGCGATCATCGCCTGACCGATCATAAGGCGACGCTGTTCCATTATATGGTTGGATTTCTGGAGCAGCTATGACCCTCGGACTTGCCGCGAAAGCGGAGCCCGTTTAGGAGCGCGCCAGATGCAAGGCGCCGCGAGCACCGGAGCGCAGCGTACTGGGTGCGTACGTGAGCACCGGATGCGCAGCGGCAACGCCGCAGATGGCCGGTCCTGGACGGGCTCTAGACCGCGGCGGGTGACGCGGGACGCACGTCCCG
Protein-coding sequences here:
- a CDS encoding histone deacetylase; translation: MQQPRAARYSTAVLPTGLVTDPGFLAHDTGPTHPESPRRLEAITRRLNESDLQKRITRLPAPLVDRKWLETVHTARHVDRIQSDAPDQGYVYLDADTPMSPGSYRAALQAVGGTLAAIDAVMKGRVANAFCAVRPPGHHAEPSRAMGFCLFNNVAVGARYAQQRYGLARVLILDWDVHHGNGTQAAFYDDPSVLYVSLHQYPWYPGTGGAEEVGAGPGEGYTLNVPMAAGRGDDEYLSAFELRVQPAVREFSPDFVLISAGFDAHRDDPLAMMNVTETGYRAMTESVKDWASTTARGRIVSCLEGGYNLTALADSVDAHVRCLAGFAA
- a CDS encoding HAD family phosphatase — its product is MNIVFDLGRVVVRWEPDVIIAGAFADPAVRTAVRTEVIDHPDWLALDRGVLSQHDAIVRAAERTGLPIQDVAGFLTGVPHALVPIPETVDLMYRLKAAGHRLYCLSNMQVASIEHLERAYPFWDVFDGVVISCRIHLIKPEPAIYAYLLEKHGLDGADTIFVDDTVVNLEAAARFGIRTIQFENTAQCEQRLTALGCL
- a CDS encoding alpha/beta fold hydrolase, which codes for MTSGSHRTTTRPRSKTIFMAPPGWTWPRYMPVLPRSQAFLLIARPRLPRYDAVMARLTVGSGGDYVDYTLACPPSCENPDTVVIYVHGFASHQRGEKALYFGERFVARGDAYLAFDLRGHGASSGSMVDLTVTRALADVEAILAWAQPRFARLVVIGSSLGGQLAAWAAARDPKRVTANLLIAPAFSFYENRVRDLGAEGMARLRAEGYAIVRNEWVTTPIGRYLVSDAEGYGLDRLLAAYRTPTLILHGTEDATVPLTGSVEFATRSSARPLELMAIAGGDHRLTDHKATLFHYMVGFLEQL